Proteins from a genomic interval of Meiothermus sp.:
- the casA gene encoding type I-E CRISPR-associated protein Cse1/CasA, producing MQEHEFDLIQERWILVRTLDGKPDMVGLSELFRRARQLRAVEDASPLVVASLYRLLLAIVHRAIQGPLGLSDVQRLLEQGCFSPAVEQYLEKYSSRFFLFGPEPFFQVGDLKLKSTSIAKLAVERSSGNNKALFDHSLDDQPPAISYAEAARWLVAHQAFSLCGGVAGGGLMNFTDAPSPRGALVFVLGENLFQTLVANLVWYTDEEDVEEDTPSWEEPAVTYETLQKGQVRSLQGDVCPVRLYTWQSRAIRLIPEDGLVRTIMYTSGFQAKGVFRDPALAYQKPRKGDADRIPVRFSLEKAFWRDFQALVPPNADLMPQILRQVNHDELRPYLVPRGELRLQILGQVARPGKPVVDAWNNEVYPLPLSVLADEQKRIKIGQATQLAEDIGKALRGAGYVLARELSDAELAGDVLDNLPLMRVYWSRLEVEFTHFLSGLGRADDPEVPYREWTQNLVDTAWQAYNLTRRAIGNSALERRAVLMGEDKLHRELLTLGLKTQEVKT from the coding sequence TTGCAAGAACATGAGTTTGACTTAATCCAAGAGCGCTGGATTCTTGTTCGCACCTTGGACGGGAAGCCTGACATGGTCGGTCTTAGCGAGCTGTTTAGGCGTGCGCGCCAACTTCGAGCGGTTGAGGATGCCAGTCCGTTGGTGGTGGCTTCGCTGTACCGGCTTTTGTTGGCGATTGTGCATCGCGCCATACAGGGGCCGCTCGGCCTATCGGATGTGCAGCGATTGCTCGAGCAAGGGTGCTTCTCGCCTGCTGTGGAGCAATATCTCGAGAAATACTCCTCGCGTTTTTTCTTATTTGGCCCCGAGCCGTTCTTTCAGGTGGGTGACCTCAAGCTGAAAAGCACCTCAATTGCCAAGCTGGCGGTGGAGCGCTCGAGTGGCAACAACAAGGCCTTGTTTGATCATTCCCTTGATGACCAGCCCCCAGCCATAAGTTATGCCGAAGCAGCGCGGTGGTTGGTGGCGCATCAGGCATTTTCGCTGTGTGGCGGGGTGGCGGGTGGTGGTCTGATGAACTTCACCGATGCCCCATCGCCTCGTGGGGCTTTGGTATTTGTCTTGGGAGAGAACCTTTTCCAGACTCTAGTTGCCAATCTGGTTTGGTACACGGACGAAGAAGATGTTGAGGAAGACACCCCCTCTTGGGAAGAACCCGCGGTTACCTACGAGACTTTGCAAAAAGGTCAAGTCCGTTCACTCCAGGGGGACGTGTGCCCGGTGCGGTTATATACCTGGCAGAGCCGCGCAATTCGCCTGATTCCCGAGGATGGGTTGGTCAGAACCATCATGTATACCTCAGGGTTCCAAGCCAAGGGAGTGTTTCGAGACCCTGCTCTAGCCTACCAAAAACCCAGAAAGGGGGATGCTGATCGGATACCTGTTAGGTTTTCGCTCGAAAAGGCTTTCTGGAGGGATTTTCAGGCGCTGGTTCCACCTAACGCAGACTTGATGCCCCAGATTTTACGACAAGTCAACCATGACGAACTTAGGCCATACCTAGTGCCTCGAGGGGAGTTGCGGCTGCAAATTTTGGGTCAGGTAGCCCGTCCAGGTAAACCCGTAGTGGATGCTTGGAACAATGAGGTATACCCACTGCCGCTAAGCGTCTTGGCTGATGAGCAGAAGCGCATCAAGATTGGACAGGCCACTCAATTAGCTGAGGACATTGGAAAAGCCTTGCGTGGAGCAGGTTACGTTCTTGCCCGCGAGCTTTCCGATGCTGAATTGGCTGGTGATGTACTGGATAACTTACCACTAATGCGGGTGTACTGGTCTCGCCTCGAGGTTGAGTTTACCCATTTTCTAAGCGGCCTAGGCAGAGCCGATGATCCAGAGGTTCCCTACCGCGAGTGGACTCAGAATTTGGTTGATACCGCTTGGCAGGCTTACAACCTTACACGTCGGGCGATTGGGAATAGCGCCCTCGAGCGCCGCGCTGTGCTAATGGGTGAGGATAAGCTGCATCGTGAGCTGTTAACTTTGGGCCTAAAGACCCAGGAGGTGAAAACATGA
- the cas3 gene encoding CRISPR-associated helicase Cas3', with protein sequence MNEPARFLWAKSDRGRTDGLHLPLVAHLLDVAACVQAILEREGLELRKLYAEDLGLEPDAVIPWLAALGGLHDLGKAFPAFQLQWKRNGRERGKELLEQGGFEWEESEVQGKAAGHGVVSQILLEELLVVLKIPKKAACQIADALGAHHGFRADGKEKRDARLRKGSGLWEEAQHWLLKQVLDLTQASKYPPPRGAELSGQAFMRLAGLVSFADWIGSNIRWFKFERQTTDLAAFYGEALDCARQALEDIGWPQMEKCTIGFQDLFGFPPRPLQGHTQKLLSNQSQPTLLLIEDQMGSGKTEAALYASLMLQNQVGHRGFYVALPTQATGNAMFERVGKKYLSKLGYTRPPDLQLIHGAALLDKRFEEMRLQIGEEAQHEQSVVAHEWFSHRKHGLLSPHAVGTVDQTLLSILNVGHHFVRLWGLGNRVVILDEVHAYELYTSTLIERLLAWLKAMNSSVILLSATLPEQVRHRLLKAWDSEIPQEDAPYPRITKADKGKAVVVGLETRALKYSIQPAPLEVEGLAKKLVELSQGGGAIGCIVNTVSRAQALYKAVQARLSEQSEKPTLKLFHARFPAHQRKEIEDWVIDHLGKDNKALRRSIVIATQTLEQSIDADFDVLVSDLCPIDLLLQRAGRLHRHNDPKAFERTLRGSHAKPILYVSGLAEDYSSLDLTLYYWHMVYDRATLLRTWAVLRHRLNTGAMLSLPHDLQGEHSLIEKVYGKGKLEGSFGPDFEQDLSAAMEKLEEDRKKERRLAKDSALIRPERFFEHVPDDDRKIDDENPQLNKNFRAVTRLGEPSVTVVLLERREGKLYSLQGVRVSLEEEPTFAHAKELLRTAVVLSNREIFDYLADKPIVSWKESALLRHVRVLELEDKRCVIGQLEVRLDDELGVVYERR encoded by the coding sequence ATGAATGAACCCGCCAGGTTTTTGTGGGCCAAGAGCGATAGAGGGCGAACCGACGGCTTGCATCTGCCACTTGTTGCCCACTTACTCGATGTTGCAGCTTGTGTACAAGCTATCCTCGAGCGTGAAGGATTGGAACTAAGAAAACTCTATGCTGAGGATTTGGGTCTCGAGCCCGACGCTGTTATCCCCTGGTTGGCAGCACTGGGTGGTTTGCACGACCTTGGAAAAGCCTTTCCCGCCTTTCAATTGCAGTGGAAGCGCAATGGGCGTGAACGAGGGAAAGAGCTTTTGGAGCAAGGTGGCTTTGAATGGGAAGAATCAGAGGTACAGGGTAAAGCTGCAGGACACGGGGTGGTGAGCCAAATCTTACTTGAGGAATTGCTCGTTGTCTTGAAGATTCCTAAGAAAGCTGCCTGTCAAATTGCTGATGCACTAGGGGCGCACCACGGGTTTAGAGCGGATGGGAAAGAAAAGCGCGATGCTCGGTTGCGAAAAGGCTCAGGTTTGTGGGAAGAAGCACAACACTGGCTTCTGAAGCAAGTATTAGACCTTACTCAGGCATCGAAATATCCTCCTCCAAGGGGGGCTGAATTATCAGGACAAGCTTTTATGCGCTTGGCAGGCCTGGTCAGCTTTGCAGATTGGATTGGCTCCAACATCCGCTGGTTCAAGTTCGAGCGTCAAACTACGGATTTGGCGGCTTTTTATGGAGAGGCTTTGGACTGTGCTAGACAAGCTCTCGAGGATATTGGATGGCCCCAAATGGAAAAATGCACAATCGGTTTTCAAGACCTTTTTGGCTTCCCGCCACGCCCATTGCAAGGCCATACCCAGAAATTGCTTAGCAACCAAAGTCAGCCAACTTTGCTTTTGATCGAAGACCAGATGGGTTCGGGTAAGACCGAAGCAGCGTTATATGCGAGTCTAATGCTTCAGAACCAAGTTGGTCATCGCGGTTTTTACGTGGCACTCCCTACGCAAGCCACGGGGAATGCAATGTTCGAGCGGGTAGGGAAAAAATATTTGAGTAAGTTGGGATATACCAGACCCCCCGACTTGCAACTCATTCATGGGGCAGCTCTACTCGACAAAAGGTTTGAGGAAATGCGTTTGCAGATTGGAGAAGAAGCTCAACATGAGCAAAGCGTTGTTGCGCATGAGTGGTTTAGCCACCGCAAACACGGGTTGCTGTCTCCTCACGCTGTGGGTACTGTAGACCAAACACTGTTGAGTATTTTGAATGTTGGACACCACTTTGTGCGATTGTGGGGTTTGGGTAATCGAGTTGTAATTTTGGATGAAGTTCATGCATACGAACTCTACACTTCAACTTTGATTGAGCGTCTGCTGGCTTGGCTCAAAGCCATGAATAGCAGTGTGATTCTTTTATCGGCCACCTTGCCGGAGCAGGTTCGTCACAGGCTGCTAAAAGCTTGGGATAGTGAGATTCCTCAAGAAGATGCACCATACCCCCGAATTACAAAGGCTGACAAAGGGAAAGCGGTGGTTGTGGGTCTCGAGACCCGAGCCCTGAAATACTCCATTCAGCCTGCTCCACTAGAAGTGGAAGGGCTGGCTAAGAAACTTGTTGAGTTGAGCCAGGGTGGAGGGGCTATAGGTTGTATTGTCAACACGGTTAGTCGGGCACAAGCGTTGTATAAGGCGGTACAAGCTAGGTTGTCAGAACAAAGCGAAAAACCCACGTTGAAGCTTTTTCACGCCCGATTCCCCGCACACCAGCGTAAGGAGATTGAGGATTGGGTTATTGATCATTTAGGTAAAGACAATAAAGCCTTGCGAAGGAGCATCGTAATCGCGACGCAAACCCTTGAACAATCTATAGATGCCGATTTTGATGTCCTGGTCAGCGATTTGTGCCCCATAGATCTACTCCTGCAACGAGCGGGCCGTTTGCACCGCCATAACGATCCCAAGGCTTTTGAGCGAACTCTGCGTGGTAGCCACGCTAAGCCTATTTTGTATGTGTCAGGTCTAGCTGAGGATTACTCGAGCCTAGACCTGACCCTCTATTACTGGCACATGGTCTACGACCGAGCAACGCTTTTGCGAACCTGGGCGGTTTTGCGGCATCGCCTAAACACCGGTGCGATGCTGAGCCTACCCCATGACTTGCAGGGAGAACACTCTCTGATCGAGAAGGTTTACGGCAAAGGAAAACTCGAGGGCAGTTTTGGGCCAGACTTCGAGCAAGACCTATCTGCGGCAATGGAAAAACTCGAGGAAGACCGAAAAAAAGAACGCAGACTGGCGAAAGATAGCGCCCTCATCCGGCCTGAGCGTTTTTTTGAACATGTGCCAGATGACGACCGAAAAATCGATGATGAAAACCCCCAACTGAACAAGAACTTCCGGGCAGTAACCCGTCTGGGCGAGCCCAGCGTGACTGTAGTGTTGCTAGAGCGACGTGAGGGAAAACTTTATAGCCTCCAGGGCGTGCGGGTTTCATTAGAGGAAGAGCCCACTTTTGCCCACGCAAAGGAACTGCTTCGAACCGCTGTGGTGTTAAGCAACCGTGAAATATTCGATTATTTGGCGGATAAACCCATAGTAAGTTGGAAGGAGAGTGCATTGCTGCGGCATGTGCGGGTGTTGGAGCTCGAAGACAAAAGGTGTGTGATCGGCCAACTCGAGGTGAGGCTTGATGATGAACTGGGTGTGGTTTACGAACGCAGATGA
- a CDS encoding YafY family protein: protein MGQLRRESADYRKALRLVEVRDLLAARPYTAHELAQVLGVHKRTALRYLLEDLQAVEVGRVGRSPQYQLLQSHELSPVEALVTHSALRMLYHHTPGYEPTYLSALKKLARRLPSPAQELALKSTEDLERRTLQHRDEGQAMAVVAEAWFKRQRIEFDYLKPGGSGRPRKNVLEVYFLEVARTNLGMYVIGLERGYHQALRTYKLSRMRRVRAVGEPGAYTIPPDFDPRHYLSNAWGVVGSSGGVPVEVRLRFRPEAAYRILEGGYPNLRIASRLPDGGLEVCITVGTDNDNFPLELLSWVQSWGPRVEVLEPARLRQRWLSEARQVAALGE from the coding sequence ATGGGTCAACTACGCCGAGAAAGTGCCGACTACAGAAAGGCGCTGCGTTTGGTAGAGGTTCGCGACCTGCTGGCGGCCCGGCCCTACACGGCCCATGAGCTGGCCCAGGTGCTGGGGGTGCATAAGCGCACGGCCCTGCGCTACCTGCTCGAGGACTTACAGGCGGTGGAGGTGGGCAGGGTGGGGCGTTCCCCACAGTATCAGTTGCTGCAAAGCCACGAGCTGAGCCCGGTGGAGGCCCTGGTCACGCACAGCGCCCTGCGGATGCTCTACCACCACACCCCCGGCTACGAACCCACCTACCTATCGGCCCTCAAAAAACTGGCCCGGCGGCTGCCCTCCCCGGCCCAGGAGCTGGCGCTCAAGAGCACCGAAGACCTCGAGCGCCGTACCCTGCAGCACCGCGATGAAGGGCAGGCCATGGCCGTGGTGGCCGAGGCCTGGTTCAAGCGCCAGCGTATCGAGTTCGACTACCTCAAGCCCGGGGGCTCGGGCCGCCCGCGCAAAAATGTGCTCGAGGTCTACTTTCTCGAGGTGGCCCGCACCAACCTGGGGATGTATGTGATTGGCCTCGAGCGCGGCTACCACCAGGCCCTGCGCACCTACAAGCTGAGCCGGATGCGCCGGGTGCGGGCGGTGGGCGAGCCGGGGGCCTACACCATCCCGCCGGACTTCGACCCCCGCCACTACCTCTCCAATGCCTGGGGGGTGGTGGGCAGCAGCGGCGGTGTGCCGGTGGAGGTTCGGCTTCGCTTCCGCCCCGAGGCCGCCTACCGCATCTTGGAGGGCGGCTACCCCAACCTGCGTATTGCCTCGAGGCTCCCCGACGGGGGCCTCGAGGTTTGTATTACCGTGGGCACCGACAACGACAACTTCCCCCTGGAGCTTTTGTCCTGGGTGCAGAGCTGGGGGCCTCGGGTGGAGGTGTTGGAACCGGCCCGCCTGCGGCAGCGGTGGCTTTCGGAGGCGCGGCAGGTGGCGGCTTTGGGAGAATAG
- a CDS encoding LysM peptidoglycan-binding domain-containing protein, producing MRISRPSLLLPPAAKNRPVKAHLIAPTGPLFLKTALFAVLPWFIALVLAQSGPTYTVQRGDTLYSIAKRHDTTVEILMRLNGLSEATLSVGQVLQLPARTVQHTVQRGDTLFSIARRYGSTVQAIQQENNLEGTSLSPGQVLRIPQVGVAAPSNPSANPSASVSNPSPANPNPAPPAGSSANLVNSSPLPSPTPPQPPASPQPAPEPTPQPQPSQPADTDYDPTHPLILVVLKYLGLPYVFGANSDRAVDCSAFVQQVYAEIGIKLPRTSREQWAAFTTVQGAMRQGDLVFFSFGGRQIDHVGIYLGRGVFAHANSYGSRVVIESLDSPFYKRVYRGAKRVEALQAVHP from the coding sequence ATGCGCATATCGCGGCCTTCGCTATTGCTGCCCCCAGCGGCAAAAAACAGGCCCGTAAAAGCACACCTCATAGCTCCGACAGGGCCGCTCTTTCTGAAGACCGCTCTTTTTGCGGTGCTGCCCTGGTTTATTGCGCTGGTGCTGGCCCAGAGCGGCCCCACCTACACCGTGCAGCGCGGCGATACCCTGTACTCCATTGCCAAACGCCACGATACCACCGTGGAAATTCTGATGCGGCTCAACGGCCTGAGCGAGGCCACCCTGAGCGTAGGGCAGGTGCTGCAACTGCCAGCCCGCACCGTACAACACACCGTTCAGCGGGGGGATACGCTTTTTTCCATCGCCCGGCGCTACGGCTCCACGGTGCAGGCCATCCAGCAGGAAAATAACCTCGAGGGCACCAGCCTCTCACCCGGCCAGGTGCTCCGGATTCCCCAGGTGGGCGTGGCGGCCCCCAGCAACCCATCTGCAAACCCATCGGCTTCTGTTTCCAACCCGTCCCCTGCCAACCCCAATCCTGCCCCACCCGCGGGCTCCTCGGCCAATCTGGTTAACTCGAGCCCGCTCCCCAGTCCCACCCCACCTCAGCCGCCAGCTTCCCCCCAGCCTGCACCCGAACCCACCCCACAGCCCCAGCCCAGCCAGCCCGCCGACACCGACTACGACCCCACCCACCCCCTGATTCTGGTGGTGCTCAAGTACCTGGGGCTGCCCTATGTGTTTGGGGCCAACTCCGACCGCGCGGTGGACTGTTCGGCGTTTGTACAGCAGGTCTATGCCGAGATTGGCATTAAGCTGCCCCGCACCAGCCGCGAGCAGTGGGCGGCCTTTACCACTGTGCAGGGCGCGATGCGCCAGGGTGACCTGGTGTTCTTCAGCTTTGGGGGCCGCCAGATTGACCATGTGGGTATCTACCTGGGCCGGGGCGTGTTCGCCCACGCCAACAGCTACGGCAGCCGGGTGGTGATCGAAAGCCTGGATAGCCCTTTCTACAAGCGGGTCTATCGCGGGGCCAAGCGGGTGGAGGCCTTGCAGGCAGTGCACCCCTGA
- a CDS encoding cation:proton antiporter produces MHGSSPLLEVFFLLLAAQVVGWLFARLKQPVVIGEVLAGLLVGPAVLGLVHDGEVLEFLAELGAIFLLFMVGLETRLRDILAVGKEAFLVAVLGVLFPFVGGYFFGLSIGFEQLPALFLGTALVATSVGITARVLLELGVLSRNYSRIILGAAVIDDVLGLIVLAVVNGVAQNGAFELTVAVRITLFSVLFVGGAMLLVPWLRRVSLPHFTLGNPFGFALLVGVGLAALAAAIGLAPIVGAFLAGMLLAEVREELAIEEPARSVGQFLTPIFFAMVGVRLELAALMSAKVLLVGSGVLLIALLGKLLGGFLGALSQGLRRAVVVGIGMAPRGEVGLIVAALGLSAGAVNEEEYALVLFMVVGTTLLAPLFLRPAIAWAEGRPGSEGSG; encoded by the coding sequence ATGCACGGTTCAAGTCCTTTGCTCGAGGTGTTTTTTCTGCTGCTGGCCGCGCAGGTGGTGGGCTGGCTGTTTGCCCGCCTCAAGCAACCGGTGGTGATCGGTGAGGTGCTGGCTGGTTTGCTGGTGGGGCCTGCGGTGCTGGGCCTGGTACACGACGGCGAAGTCCTGGAGTTTTTGGCCGAACTGGGGGCCATTTTCCTGCTCTTTATGGTGGGCCTCGAGACCCGCCTGCGCGATATTCTGGCGGTGGGCAAGGAAGCCTTCTTGGTGGCGGTGCTGGGGGTGCTGTTTCCCTTTGTGGGGGGGTATTTCTTTGGCCTCAGCATCGGCTTCGAGCAGCTTCCAGCGCTGTTTTTGGGCACGGCCCTGGTGGCGACGAGCGTGGGCATTACCGCCCGGGTGCTCCTGGAGCTGGGGGTGCTCTCGCGCAACTACAGCCGCATCATCCTGGGCGCGGCGGTCATTGACGACGTGCTGGGCCTAATTGTGCTGGCGGTAGTGAACGGGGTGGCCCAAAACGGCGCCTTCGAGCTGACGGTGGCGGTGCGCATCACCCTGTTCTCGGTCCTGTTCGTAGGCGGGGCCATGCTGCTGGTGCCCTGGCTGCGGCGGGTCTCGCTGCCGCACTTTACCCTGGGTAACCCCTTTGGCTTTGCCCTCTTGGTGGGGGTGGGCCTGGCGGCGCTGGCGGCGGCCATCGGACTGGCCCCCATTGTGGGGGCGTTCCTGGCCGGGATGCTCCTGGCCGAGGTGCGGGAGGAGCTGGCCATCGAGGAGCCCGCCCGATCTGTGGGCCAGTTTCTGACCCCCATCTTCTTCGCCATGGTGGGGGTGAGGCTCGAGCTGGCCGCGCTGATGAGCGCCAAAGTGTTGCTGGTGGGCAGCGGGGTGCTGCTCATTGCCTTGCTGGGCAAGCTCCTGGGCGGATTTCTGGGGGCCCTGAGCCAGGGCCTTCGCCGGGCGGTGGTGGTGGGCATCGGCATGGCCCCCCGGGGTGAGGTGGGCCTGATTGTAGCCGCGCTGGGCCTGTCGGCAGGGGCAGTGAACGAGGAAGAGTACGCCCTGGTGCTCTTTATGGTGGTGGGCACCACCCTGCTGGCCCCGCTTTTCCTGCGGCCTGCCATTGCCTGGGCCGAAGGCCGACCCGGCTCGGAGGGCTCAGGCTGA
- a CDS encoding CBS domain-containing protein, whose amino-acid sequence MRTDVAMVGPDDPIEKALGLMLQDRQYRRVLVVDERRQLLGTLTRSDFLRLFVRGR is encoded by the coding sequence ATGCGTACCGACGTAGCCATGGTGGGGCCCGACGACCCCATCGAAAAAGCCCTGGGCCTGATGCTGCAGGATCGGCAGTACCGCCGGGTGCTGGTGGTGGATGAACGCCGGCAACTGCTGGGTACCCTCACCCGCTCCGACTTCCTGCGTTTGTTTGTGCGGGGGCGCTGA
- a CDS encoding CBS domain-containing protein has product MQVKNLMGLRPYTVHKDETLYRAAELMLEHRLGGLPVVDDGGVVVGLLEIDQMLPEPQKVPFSDVEALRFLDE; this is encoded by the coding sequence ATGCAGGTGAAAAATTTGATGGGATTGCGTCCCTACACCGTACACAAAGACGAAACCCTGTACAGGGCTGCTGAACTCATGCTCGAGCACCGCCTGGGGGGGTTGCCGGTGGTGGACGATGGGGGGGTGGTGGTGGGGCTGCTCGAGATCGACCAGATGCTGCCTGAGCCACAGAAAGTCCCGTTTTCCGACGTGGAAGCCCTGCGCTTTCTGGACGAGTAG
- a CDS encoding S-layer homology domain-containing protein: MRKSRVTLLGLILAVFFGAFAHAQTQFRDVPAGHWARQAVEFAVQCGLIEGFPDGTFRGNQNLTRYQAALIFFRLYQTNRLENTRPECRLAVERGAQEVAPELQQLQQRFAALERTTQDQAARLAALEAEVKRAIETSEKAAALEQRLAALEQQVQRLAQAPAQPAPAQPEGPTPAELQARIAALEQQVQRLAQAPATPTATQDAVALERRIATLEEQIRNRPDAARVAALEEQVRGLSNQVTTLQNQVNELRQQAQQPAPQPQPQPQPEVRPVAPVTPPARNLYFGAGAALGIIPQPAGGIFDSSNLNLTGMVGVKNVFLGFGLRAGLDYNLSTQALGVEGYLMRHFGSGLVSPYLGVGARFLPAQANPIYGSAAVGLDLNLFGPLGLFVEGNPRFESGGNFGLGARAGLKLNF, translated from the coding sequence ATGCGAAAAAGCCGTGTAACCTTATTAGGGTTGATACTGGCCGTATTTTTCGGTGCATTTGCCCACGCCCAGACCCAGTTCCGGGATGTTCCGGCCGGGCACTGGGCCCGCCAGGCCGTGGAGTTTGCCGTGCAGTGTGGCCTCATCGAAGGTTTCCCCGACGGCACCTTCCGTGGCAACCAGAACCTGACCCGCTACCAGGCCGCCCTGATTTTCTTCCGCCTGTACCAGACCAACCGCCTCGAGAACACCCGTCCCGAGTGCCGCTTGGCGGTTGAGCGGGGTGCACAGGAGGTAGCGCCCGAACTGCAGCAATTGCAGCAGCGTTTTGCAGCCCTCGAGCGCACCACCCAGGATCAGGCCGCCCGGCTGGCCGCGCTCGAGGCCGAGGTCAAGCGAGCCATCGAGACCAGCGAAAAGGCGGCGGCCCTCGAACAACGCCTGGCCGCCCTGGAGCAGCAAGTCCAGCGGCTGGCCCAGGCCCCGGCCCAACCTGCCCCCGCCCAGCCGGAAGGCCCCACCCCGGCCGAACTCCAGGCCCGCATCGCCGCCTTAGAGCAGCAGGTTCAGCGGCTGGCCCAGGCCCCCGCCACCCCCACCGCCACGCAGGATGCGGTAGCCCTCGAGCGCCGTATCGCCACGCTGGAAGAGCAGATTCGCAACCGTCCCGATGCCGCCCGCGTGGCTGCCCTGGAAGAGCAGGTGCGCGGCCTGAGCAACCAGGTCACCACCCTGCAAAACCAGGTGAACGAGCTGCGCCAGCAAGCCCAGCAACCCGCACCCCAGCCGCAACCCCAACCCCAGCCTGAAGTACGGCCAGTGGCCCCCGTCACGCCCCCGGCCCGCAACCTTTACTTTGGTGCAGGCGCCGCGCTTGGCATCATCCCGCAGCCAGCCGGTGGCATCTTCGATAGCAGCAACCTCAACCTTACCGGTATGGTAGGGGTGAAGAATGTGTTCCTGGGCTTCGGCCTGCGGGCCGGCCTGGATTACAACCTCAGCACCCAGGCCCTGGGGGTCGAAGGCTACCTGATGCGCCACTTTGGCAGTGGGCTTGTTAGCCCCTACCTGGGGGTGGGCGCCCGCTTCCTGCCCGCCCAGGCCAACCCCATCTACGGCTCCGCCGCCGTGGGGCTCGACCTCAACCTGTTTGGCCCCCTCGGTCTCTTCGTGGAGGGCAACCCCCGCTTCGAGAGCGGCGGCAACTTTGGCCTGGGGGCGCGGGCTGGCCTCAAGCTGAACTTCTAA
- a CDS encoding DNA polymerase: protein MGIHYLFLDMNAFFASVEQQLRPELRGKPVAVVPMLAETTCCIAASYEAKRYGIKTGTLVQDARLLCPRLELVEARPREYIRVHHQILQAVDSVLPVEAVLSIDEMVCKLMGREKEPENALQLGRQVKEAIYRRVGGQLRCSVGLGPNRFLAKVAAEMHKPDGLTLLQPSDLPHRLYSLQLRDLPGIGPGMEQRLFKHGVTTVEGLYRLSALQLAQVWGSRVHGLAWWHRLRGADLPETPTRRRSLSHSHVLPPALRSEAGARAVLTRLVHRAAARLRHEGYWAGSLALFLRFLDGGESRKWEACIRIQPSQDTLTLLRVALGLWQQKPEGTPFKVGVALGHLTPALELSEPLFESEQKLVRLAQAMDKANSKYGPQALYFAGMHRTEQSAVTRIAFNRIPDLDLPEI from the coding sequence ATGGGCATCCACTACCTGTTTCTGGACATGAACGCTTTCTTTGCCTCGGTGGAGCAACAACTCCGGCCCGAGCTGCGCGGCAAGCCCGTGGCGGTGGTGCCCATGCTGGCCGAGACCACCTGCTGCATTGCTGCCAGCTACGAGGCCAAGCGCTACGGCATCAAGACCGGGACGCTGGTACAGGATGCCCGGCTGTTGTGCCCCAGGCTCGAGCTGGTCGAAGCCCGCCCCAGGGAGTACATTCGCGTGCACCATCAAATCCTGCAGGCGGTAGACAGCGTGCTGCCCGTCGAGGCGGTGCTCTCGATTGACGAGATGGTCTGCAAGCTAATGGGGCGGGAAAAGGAGCCCGAAAACGCCCTGCAACTGGGTAGGCAGGTCAAAGAGGCCATCTACCGGCGCGTGGGGGGCCAGCTTCGCTGCTCGGTGGGGCTGGGGCCCAACCGGTTTCTGGCCAAGGTGGCCGCCGAGATGCACAAACCCGACGGCCTGACCCTGTTGCAGCCCTCCGACCTGCCCCACCGGCTCTACTCGTTGCAGCTGCGCGATCTGCCGGGCATCGGCCCCGGTATGGAGCAGCGCCTGTTCAAGCACGGGGTGACCACGGTGGAGGGGCTCTACCGGCTTTCTGCGCTCCAGCTCGCCCAGGTCTGGGGCAGCCGGGTGCACGGCTTGGCCTGGTGGCACCGCCTGCGGGGCGCCGACCTGCCCGAGACACCCACAAGGCGGCGCAGCCTGAGCCACTCACACGTGCTGCCCCCGGCGCTGCGTAGCGAGGCCGGGGCCCGCGCGGTGCTCACCCGGCTGGTGCACCGGGCCGCCGCCCGGCTGCGCCACGAGGGCTACTGGGCGGGTTCGCTGGCCCTGTTTTTGCGCTTTCTAGACGGTGGCGAGAGTCGCAAATGGGAGGCCTGTATCCGCATCCAGCCCAGCCAGGACACCCTGACCCTGTTGCGGGTGGCCCTTGGGCTCTGGCAGCAGAAGCCCGAGGGCACCCCCTTCAAGGTGGGGGTCGCCCTGGGCCACCTGACGCCGGCGCTCGAGCTGAGTGAGCCGCTGTTTGAGTCCGAGCAAAAACTGGTGCGGCTGGCCCAGGCCATGGACAAAGCCAACAGCAAGTACGGCCCCCAGGCCCTCTACTTTGCCGGTATGCACCGCACCGAGCAGAGCGCCGTGACCCGCATCGCCTTTAATCGCATCCCCGACCTGGATTTGCCGGAGATATAG